CCGACGCCTCCGGCTCCATCATGCAGCCGTCAGTGAGGCGCACGCCGATCTCCTCCGGCCGCAGCGCCTGGAAGAGCTTCGACTGGTCCTCCAGCCGAGGACACGCGGGGTATCCGAACGAGTAGCGCTTGCCCGTGTACTCCGCGCGGAAGCGCTCCACCATCGTCATGTCCGCGCGGTCCGGGAAGCCCCACATGCTGCGCAGCTGCGTGTGCAGCAGCTCGGCGTAGCCCTCGGCCGTCTCCAGCGCGAGCGCCTGAACCGCGTGCATCTTGAGGAACTCCCCCTTCGCCTTCAGCTCCTCGGACAGCTCGCGGATGCCCGAGCCCGCCGTGGTGACGAACATGCCCAGGTGGTCCACCGGCGCGCCGCGCTCCAGCGGCTTCACGTAGTCCGCCAGACACAGGCCGTTCTCCTTGTCCTGGCGCGGGAAGTCGAAGGACACCACGGGCTCACCGGTGCGCCCGTCGAACAGGTGCACGCGGTCTCCCTCGCTGCCCGCCTTGAAGAACTGGAACACCGAACGCGCCTGCATGACACCGCCGCGCAGCATCGCCTTCAGCTCCTCCACCGCCTCCTTCAGCGCGAGCGCCTTGCGGCCCTCCTCCGTCTTCGCCAGCTCCGCCTCCTGCGGCGTGCCCAGCGCGCGAGACGACGTGCGCAAGCCCAGGTGGCGCCCGTACAGCATCACGGGGTTGATGAACTTCCAGATGTGATCCAACGGCGTGTTCGTCAGCACGTGCCGCTCATGGTCCGGTGGCGCCGGCACGGTCTCCACGATGGGCACTTCCGCGCTGCGGCCTCGGCGCGCGGTGGCGGCGGGGGCCGGGCGCTCCTTCACCTCCTGCGCGAGCCGCGCACGTCGCTCGGCCAGCTCCCCCCGCAGCTTCGCGTGCGAGCCCGGGTCGACAATCTGCTTGGCCAGCTCCAGGCCGTTCATCGCGTCCTGCGCATAGGCCACGGTGCCGGCGCCATAGGCCGGAGCGATGTTGCGATCCACGAAGTTGCGGCTCAGCGCCGCGCCGCCCACCAGGATGGGCACCTCCACGCCCGCGCGCTTGAGGTCCTCCGCCGTGGACACCATCTGGTGCGCGCTCTTCACCAACAAACCCGAGAGGCCCACGATGTCCGGCCGATGCTCGCGCACCGCCTGCACGAGCTGCTCGGGCGGGACCTTGATGCCCAGGTTCACCACGTGGAAGCCGTTGTTGGCGAGGATGATCTCCACCAGGTTCTTCCCGATGTCGTGCACGTCGCCCTTCACCGTGGCGAGGACAATCTTCCCGCGCAGCGCCGCCTGAGCCTTGCTCATGTGCGGCTCCAGGTGGCTCACCGCGGCCTTCATCGATTCGGCGCTCTGGAGCACCTCCGCGACGATGAGCTCGTTGGCCGCGAACAGGCGCCCCACCTCATCCATGCCCTTCATCAGCGGGCCGTTGATGATCTCCAGCGGCGCGTACTTCTGCATCGCCAGGTCCAGGTCCGCCAGGAGGCCGTCGCGCGTGCCCTCGATGATGTAGCGCTGGAGCCGCTCTTCCAGCGGCAGGCTGCTGACCTGCGCGCGCGCGGGCTTGCGCTCACGGAAGTGCGCCGCGAAGGGCGTCACGGGGTCCGTGCCCCGGTTGTACAGGAGGTCCTCGGCCAGCCGGCGCTCCTCCTCGGGCAGCGACGCGTAGCGCTCCAGCTTCTCCGAGTTGACGAGCGCCATGTCCAGGCCCGCCTGCACGCAGTGGTACAGGAACACGGAGTTGAGCACCTCGCGGCCCGCGGTGGGCAGGCCGAAGGACACGTTGCTGATGCCCAGCACGGTGCGGCTGCGCGGGAAGCGCTGTTTGATGAGGCGCACGCCCTCGATGGTCTCCACGCCGCTGCCCGTGTACTGCGCGTCGCCCGAGGCGCACGGGAAGACGAGCGGATCGAAGTACAGGTCTTCCTCGCGCATGCCGTACTTCTTCGTCAGCAGCTCCATGGACCGCTCGGCCACCGCCAGCTTGCGCTCGCGCGTGACGGCCATGCCCACCTCGTCGATGCAGCCCACCACCAGCGCCGCGCCGAAGCGCCGCGCGAGCGGAACCACCTTCTCGAAGCGCTCCTCGCCGTCCTCCAGGTTGACCGAGTTGATGATGGCCTTGCCCTGGCTGTACGAGAGCGCCATCTCGATGACGCGCTCGTCCGTCGAGTCGATCATCAAGGGCACGCGCACCTTCTTGACGACCACCTCCAGGAAGCGGCGCATGTCCTCCAGCTCATCGCGGTCCGGGTTCGCCAGGCAGATGTCGATGACCTGCGCGCCCCGCTTCACCTGCGCGCGAGCAATCTCCGACGCGTCGTCCAGTGCGCCCGCGACGATGAGCTCCTTGAACTTCTTGCTGCCGATGACGTTGGTGCGCTCGCCCACGATGAGCGGGCGCTGCTCGTCCACCACTTCCACGTAGTCCACGCCGGACAGCGTGG
The genomic region above belongs to Myxococcaceae bacterium JPH2 and contains:
- the metH gene encoding methionine synthase, which translates into the protein MTSPHATPLPPPPGENGRRVEALRAAMRERILVLDGAMGTLLQGHNLKAADFGGPDYEGCNENLVLTRPDIIESIHAEYFAAGADVTETDSFGGTPLVLAEFGLGDKALDINIASAKLARQAAAVAEAKDGRMRWVAGSIGPTTKAISVTGGITFEELVDNFAVQAEGLALGGADYLLVETAQDTRNVKAALQGIERAFRKLGYALPVAVSGTIEPMGTMLAGQSVESLATSLEHSELLYLGLNCATGPDFMTDHLRSLSGMSAFPVSCVPNAGLPDENGQYLETPEMISRSLRRFCEQGWLNVVGGCCGTHAGHVRALAEAVKGVKPRNQTPPRRSTLSGVDYVEVVDEQRPLIVGERTNVIGSKKFKELIVAGALDDASEIARAQVKRGAQVIDICLANPDRDELEDMRRFLEVVVKKVRVPLMIDSTDERVIEMALSYSQGKAIINSVNLEDGEERFEKVVPLARRFGAALVVGCIDEVGMAVTRERKLAVAERSMELLTKKYGMREEDLYFDPLVFPCASGDAQYTGSGVETIEGVRLIKQRFPRSRTVLGISNVSFGLPTAGREVLNSVFLYHCVQAGLDMALVNSEKLERYASLPEEERRLAEDLLYNRGTDPVTPFAAHFRERKPARAQVSSLPLEERLQRYIIEGTRDGLLADLDLAMQKYAPLEIINGPLMKGMDEVGRLFAANELIVAEVLQSAESMKAAVSHLEPHMSKAQAALRGKIVLATVKGDVHDIGKNLVEIILANNGFHVVNLGIKVPPEQLVQAVREHRPDIVGLSGLLVKSAHQMVSTAEDLKRAGVEVPILVGGAALSRNFVDRNIAPAYGAGTVAYAQDAMNGLELAKQIVDPGSHAKLRGELAERRARLAQEVKERPAPAATARRGRSAEVPIVETVPAPPDHERHVLTNTPLDHIWKFINPVMLYGRHLGLRTSSRALGTPQEAELAKTEEGRKALALKEAVEELKAMLRGGVMQARSVFQFFKAGSEGDRVHLFDGRTGEPVVSFDFPRQDKENGLCLADYVKPLERGAPVDHLGMFVTTAGSGIRELSEELKAKGEFLKMHAVQALALETAEGYAELLHTQLRSMWGFPDRADMTMVERFRAEYTGKRYSFGYPACPRLEDQSKLFQALRPEEIGVRLTDGCMMEPEASVSALVFHHPQASYFSVG